The following proteins are co-located in the Gloeocapsa sp. PCC 7428 genome:
- a CDS encoding ABC exporter membrane fusion protein: MTLGLFSKGANRKLIGLIILATLITGGIAYYGISQFGQRKTPQPTATLPVVKKVTALGRIEPEGEVIRLSAPLALDGDRISQILVQEGDSVQAGQVVAILDSRNRLQDALQQAQEQVKVTQARLAQVKAGAKQGEIQAQQATITRLEAELAGEIATQNAAIARWRSEVRNATAEYNRFGQLYQQGAVAASSLDSKRLIAETAQAQLDEAQQTQSKTIESLQAQLQQARATLNQISEVRPVDIQAAQSEVEEAIASVNRARTDLAQAYIKAPKSGQILKIHARVGEKISDSGIADLAQTDTMLVIAEVYQTDISKVKPGQTAIVTSEAINGELQGVVSHVGLQVDRQNVFSNQPGENLDRRVVEVKIRLNPTDSQQVAKLTNLQVQTAIEL; encoded by the coding sequence ATGACGCTTGGGCTATTCTCTAAAGGAGCAAATCGCAAGTTAATCGGGTTAATTATTTTAGCAACTCTGATTACTGGAGGTATTGCGTATTATGGAATTTCGCAGTTTGGACAAAGAAAAACACCGCAACCGACTGCAACACTTCCTGTCGTTAAGAAAGTCACTGCGCTAGGAAGAATCGAACCTGAAGGTGAAGTCATTCGCTTATCAGCGCCGTTAGCGTTAGATGGCGATCGCATTTCTCAAATTCTCGTGCAAGAAGGCGATAGCGTGCAAGCGGGACAAGTTGTAGCAATCTTGGATTCTAGAAATCGCTTGCAAGATGCGTTGCAACAAGCACAAGAACAAGTTAAAGTTACTCAAGCACGACTTGCACAAGTTAAAGCCGGTGCAAAACAGGGTGAGATTCAAGCCCAGCAAGCAACAATTACGCGCCTCGAAGCTGAACTTGCCGGTGAAATTGCTACCCAAAACGCGGCGATCGCGCGCTGGCGATCGGAAGTCCGTAACGCCACTGCGGAGTATAATCGCTTTGGGCAGTTGTATCAACAAGGTGCAGTTGCCGCATCAAGCTTAGATAGCAAACGTTTAATCGCCGAAACTGCGCAAGCGCAACTTGACGAGGCGCAACAAACGCAAAGTAAAACGATAGAATCTCTCCAAGCGCAACTACAACAAGCCCGCGCTACTTTAAATCAAATTTCTGAAGTCCGCCCAGTTGATATCCAAGCCGCCCAAAGCGAGGTAGAAGAAGCGATCGCATCTGTTAACCGCGCCCGTACTGATTTAGCACAAGCCTACATTAAAGCACCAAAATCAGGACAAATCCTTAAAATTCACGCGCGAGTTGGCGAGAAAATTAGCGATTCGGGAATTGCCGATTTAGCCCAAACTGATACCATGCTAGTGATAGCAGAAGTATACCAAACCGACATCAGCAAAGTCAAGCCAGGACAAACCGCAATTGTTACCAGCGAAGCGATTAACGGCGAACTGCAAGGCGTTGTATCGCACGTAGGCTTACAAGTCGATCGCCAAAACGTTTTCAGCAATCAACCAGGCGAAAACCTCGATCGCCGCGTTGTTGAAGTCAAAATTCGTCTCAATCCTACAGATAGTCAACAAGTCGCTAAGTTAACCAACTTACAAGTACAAACAGCGATAGAACTTTAA
- a CDS encoding TMEM175 family protein: protein MTSTPEQNGHSPKLIHHLSRLSDSIFALAMGLSIIGFDLPDSVTSINHIEVKNFLLTQLDHLSTYVITFILLAFYWIEHTQKFRYYKRSNEIYLWLYLFYLMFIFVVPYSNALTIYYPNQAIIKIWYSSNIFLIGLFSFLNWVYATTEHRLVSSNLDIKHIRAISIKTLIEPAVSIITIAVALWNQTLWGYTWLLVIIIYFITENFLEKPIKEVKLQ from the coding sequence ATGACTTCAACTCCTGAGCAAAATGGACATTCTCCAAAATTAATTCATCATCTTAGTAGACTTTCTGATAGCATTTTTGCTTTAGCAATGGGATTATCCATTATAGGATTTGACCTACCTGATTCTGTAACTTCCATAAATCACATAGAAGTCAAAAACTTTCTACTTACTCAACTCGATCATCTCAGTACATATGTAATTACATTTATTTTATTAGCCTTTTATTGGATAGAACATACTCAAAAGTTTAGATATTACAAAAGATCAAATGAAATATATCTTTGGTTGTATTTATTCTACCTTATGTTTATATTTGTTGTTCCCTACTCAAATGCTTTAACCATTTACTATCCCAATCAGGCAATTATCAAAATATGGTATAGTTCAAACATATTTTTAATAGGTTTGTTTTCATTCTTAAACTGGGTTTATGCAACAACTGAGCATCGCCTTGTTAGCTCTAACTTAGATATTAAGCACATTAGAGCAATCAGTATAAAAACTTTAATAGAGCCAGCAGTATCTATAATAACAATTGCTGTAGCTCTCTGGAATCAGACTTTGTGGGGCTACACGTGGTTGTTAGTGATAATAATTTATTTCATCACAGAGAATTTTCTAGAAAAACCAATCAAAGAAGTGAAGTTACAGTAA
- a CDS encoding purine or other phosphorylase family 1, translated as MKNCANFIFRLRCFCLLVGFLVSAALPIHKTNATPIPGRCDARTDRKPRYALISAFSGEADRFISEMRRNNGENRYEGCVVINGHRYSKGRLRGKDVVVVLTNISIVNATMVTQLTLDKFKITNIIFSGIAGGVGGVGANDDNPETPNETPIGSVIIPKRWGFHQEMYFNNSSETVPCAAIPGLQLNHVLQDPMEEAATCNFLFGNAPQPGQANQETLFQPDAKNAFLRDTNVSSDNTPQYYLDRNNLQQLRQVPFPGIPANPENQELKFWFLVDKRMYKTARQLDVELLDCPQVDRTGKCTTTPLVPAPQLIVGQNGLSGSTFVDNEQYRRFVANTLNFDEKGDRNENTDVLVLDMETTASAMVAYSNNVPFIAVRSVSDLAGGGESAAAQLNTFFAVAAENQARVVLALLDAL; from the coding sequence GTGAAAAATTGCGCAAACTTCATTTTCCGCCTGCGTTGCTTTTGTCTGTTAGTAGGGTTTCTTGTAAGTGCAGCGCTACCCATTCACAAAACAAATGCTACGCCAATTCCAGGAAGATGCGATGCAAGAACTGATAGAAAACCCAGATATGCTTTAATCTCTGCTTTTTCTGGTGAAGCCGATCGCTTTATTAGTGAAATGCGTCGCAATAATGGCGAGAACCGCTACGAAGGCTGTGTTGTCATCAACGGTCATCGCTACAGCAAAGGAAGATTGCGCGGTAAAGACGTTGTTGTTGTCTTAACAAATATCAGCATCGTTAATGCAACAATGGTAACGCAACTCACCCTCGATAAATTTAAAATAACTAATATTATCTTTAGCGGAATTGCAGGTGGCGTCGGTGGTGTGGGTGCAAACGATGACAATCCTGAAACGCCAAACGAAACACCGATTGGCTCAGTCATTATTCCCAAACGCTGGGGTTTCCATCAGGAGATGTATTTTAATAACTCTTCTGAAACGGTACCATGCGCAGCCATCCCAGGACTTCAGCTAAATCACGTATTACAAGATCCGATGGAAGAAGCCGCAACGTGCAACTTTTTGTTTGGAAATGCACCACAACCAGGACAAGCTAACCAAGAAACACTCTTTCAACCAGATGCTAAAAATGCATTTCTCCGCGATACTAATGTGAGTTCTGATAATACTCCACAATACTATTTAGACCGAAATAATCTACAACAACTGCGCCAAGTTCCCTTTCCTGGGATACCTGCAAACCCAGAGAATCAAGAATTGAAGTTTTGGTTTCTGGTTGACAAGCGGATGTATAAGACAGCGCGCCAACTTGATGTTGAGTTGCTAGATTGTCCGCAAGTCGATCGCACTGGTAAATGTACCACAACTCCGCTTGTTCCTGCACCACAGTTAATTGTCGGTCAAAATGGATTGTCAGGTTCGACGTTTGTTGATAATGAACAGTATCGGCGGTTTGTTGCAAATACGCTGAATTTTGATGAAAAGGGCGATCGCAACGAAAATACCGATGTATTGGTATTAGATATGGAAACGACTGCCTCAGCGATGGTGGCGTATTCTAATAACGTACCGTTTATTGCTGTACGCAGTGTTTCTGACTTAGCAGGCGGTGGTGAATCAGCAGCAGCCCAACTCAATACTTTCTTCGCCGTTGCCGCTGAAAATCAAGCACGAGTTGTTTTAGCATTACTCGACGCGCTGTAG
- the devC gene encoding ABC transporter permease DevC — protein sequence MLPKWLRRTPLAWRQLLKEKTRLLVALAGIGFADMLIFVQLGLLDSLFDSATKSHQNLQADLVLINPQFQTLFYVKNFPRERLLQTLSYDGVASVRSLYVDTAQWRSPETLLNRGILVWGIDPANPAFDFPEVNPYLDQLKQLDRVLFDRASRPEYGPIADLLQAHGTLATQVNDQTVQTVGLFTLGASFGADGNILTSDSTFLKLFPQRQPNQINVGLIQLQPGVDPQTVQAQLQAGLPDDVNVLTPEEFAQIEINYWESGGIGFIFGLGVVVGFIVGIVIVYQILYSDVSDHLPEYATLKAMGYSDRYLLTVLMQEALLLAALGFIPGFFLSVGLYQITYMATLLPIAMKLERAAFVLLLTIIMCSVSGAIAMRKLQSADPADVF from the coding sequence ATGCTTCCCAAATGGCTGCGTCGCACACCCTTGGCATGGCGACAACTCCTCAAAGAAAAAACTCGCCTCTTAGTAGCTTTAGCCGGAATAGGCTTTGCAGATATGCTGATCTTCGTACAGCTAGGATTACTCGATTCACTTTTTGATTCCGCAACAAAATCGCATCAGAACCTACAAGCAGATCTTGTCTTAATCAATCCCCAGTTTCAAACCTTATTCTATGTCAAAAACTTTCCCAGAGAGCGATTACTTCAAACCTTATCCTACGATGGAGTTGCGTCAGTACGTTCTTTGTATGTCGATACTGCGCAGTGGCGTAGCCCAGAAACATTACTCAATCGCGGTATTTTAGTCTGGGGTATCGATCCGGCGAATCCAGCGTTTGATTTTCCCGAAGTCAACCCCTATCTAGATCAGTTAAAACAACTCGATCGCGTTCTCTTTGATCGCGCTTCACGTCCTGAGTATGGACCAATTGCCGATTTATTACAAGCGCATGGAACCCTCGCGACACAAGTTAACGATCAAACTGTTCAAACCGTTGGTTTATTCACATTAGGTGCTTCTTTTGGTGCGGATGGCAATATTCTCACCAGCGATTCGACTTTCTTAAAGCTATTTCCCCAACGCCAACCAAATCAAATTAATGTCGGGTTGATTCAGCTACAACCTGGAGTTGATCCACAAACTGTACAAGCCCAACTACAAGCGGGATTACCCGATGATGTCAACGTACTCACACCCGAAGAATTTGCGCAGATTGAAATTAACTACTGGGAAAGTGGCGGTATCGGCTTTATTTTCGGTTTGGGTGTTGTCGTTGGATTTATTGTCGGGATTGTGATTGTTTACCAAATTCTCTATTCCGACGTTTCGGATCACTTACCAGAGTACGCGACATTAAAAGCAATGGGATACAGCGATCGCTACTTACTCACAGTATTAATGCAAGAAGCTTTACTTTTAGCCGCGTTAGGCTTTATTCCTGGCTTCTTCTTATCAGTAGGGCTTTATCAAATCACATACATGGCGACATTGCTACCAATCGCGATGAAGTTAGAACGCGCTGCCTTTGTGCTGCTACTCACAATTATCATGTGCAGTGTTTCCGGTGCGATCGCCATGCGTAAACTACAATCAGCCGATCCTGCTGACGTTTTTTAG
- a CDS encoding TetR/AcrR family transcriptional regulator: protein MPKIVDHDQYRKELLTKCFDLFATQGYGAVTMRQIAKELGVSTGTLYHYFPSKQALFWQLYDELNERDTASMNAVLNNTHTLEERITAIFDYTAQNEDYFFKQFLITSDFYQQQDRTEILANETLRRNYESNREFVVKALGTDDPAVVNFAMCLATGVIVVRLFEGDVVAYDQQAQLLNKMLTLYLQEASLKD, encoded by the coding sequence ATGCCTAAGATTGTTGACCATGACCAATATCGTAAAGAGTTACTGACAAAATGCTTTGATTTATTTGCTACTCAGGGCTACGGTGCTGTAACAATGCGCCAAATTGCTAAAGAATTAGGTGTATCTACTGGAACGCTATATCACTACTTTCCGAGTAAACAGGCTTTATTTTGGCAGCTATATGACGAATTAAATGAGCGAGATACCGCAAGCATGAATGCTGTGCTTAACAATACTCATACTTTAGAGGAGCGAATTACAGCGATTTTTGACTATACCGCACAGAATGAAGATTACTTCTTCAAACAATTTCTAATTACGAGTGATTTTTATCAACAACAAGATCGCACGGAAATTTTGGCGAACGAAACCCTGAGGCGCAACTACGAATCCAATCGAGAGTTTGTTGTCAAAGCGTTAGGGACTGACGATCCGGCTGTGGTTAATTTTGCCATGTGTCTAGCAACAGGAGTTATCGTTGTGCGGTTATTTGAAGGCGATGTTGTTGCGTACGATCAGCAAGCACAACTGTTGAATAAGATGCTGACGCTTTATTTGCAAGAAGCATCACTTAAAGACTAG
- a CDS encoding DevA family ABC transporter ATP-binding protein gives MSNNISNPVISIKNLNHYFGEGTLRKQVLSNINLEIQAGEIVIMTGPSGSGKTTLLTLMGGLRSAQEGSLKILNQEMCGASKRQLIEIRRNVGYIFQAHNLMTFLTAKQNVRMSLELHDEMMNQDLDAKAIAMLEAVGLGDRVDYYPEKLSGGQKQRVAIARALISRPKIVLADEPTAALDKKSGRDVVEIMQKLVREQGSTILLVTHDNRILDIADRILYMEDGCLVDKQLV, from the coding sequence ATGAGCAATAATATATCTAATCCTGTTATCTCTATTAAAAACCTCAATCACTACTTTGGTGAAGGAACGCTCCGCAAACAAGTTTTATCTAACATCAATTTAGAGATTCAAGCAGGTGAAATTGTCATAATGACAGGACCATCTGGTTCTGGTAAAACAACTTTGTTAACACTAATGGGTGGACTAAGATCCGCGCAAGAAGGAAGTTTAAAAATCCTTAATCAAGAAATGTGTGGCGCTAGCAAAAGACAATTAATCGAGATTCGGCGCAATGTTGGTTATATTTTTCAAGCACACAACTTAATGACATTTCTCACCGCAAAACAAAATGTGCGGATGTCTTTAGAGTTACATGATGAGATGATGAATCAAGATTTAGATGCAAAAGCGATCGCCATGTTAGAAGCTGTAGGTTTAGGCGATCGCGTCGATTATTATCCAGAAAAGCTATCAGGAGGACAAAAACAAAGAGTTGCGATCGCCCGCGCTTTAATTAGTCGTCCAAAAATTGTTTTGGCTGATGAACCTACCGCCGCACTTGATAAAAAATCTGGACGCGATGTTGTCGAAATTATGCAAAAGTTAGTTAGAGAACAAGGCTCAACAATTTTACTTGTAACTCACGATAACCGCATTTTAGATATTGCTGACCGTATTCTTTACATGGAAGATGGATGTTTAGTCGATAAGCAGCTTGTGTAA
- a CDS encoding N-acetyltransferase, whose product MSAEVVKLRRSQIDAASEVLAQAFNNDPMFNYFALADEPARLDLINWIAKTILRYSQRYNHIYTTQDDIKGIAVWLPPGKYPLNNLRLLISGLYRIPPKLRFDRFGQLIALYSKIEEYHQQDLPEKHWYLNMLGVAPAYQSQGVGSLLLQPILKQSDREQLPCYLETSTEGGVRFYQRQGFKVLRSGTFPETNLQYWTLKREPQ is encoded by the coding sequence ATGAGTGCAGAAGTAGTTAAATTAAGGCGATCGCAAATTGATGCAGCAAGCGAAGTTCTAGCCCAAGCATTCAACAACGATCCGATGTTCAATTACTTTGCGTTAGCAGACGAACCCGCAAGACTCGATCTGATAAACTGGATTGCAAAGACAATCCTGCGTTACAGCCAGCGCTACAACCACATTTATACAACGCAAGACGATATAAAAGGAATTGCAGTATGGCTACCACCAGGAAAATACCCACTCAACAATTTACGATTACTCATCTCTGGATTGTATAGAATCCCTCCCAAACTGCGTTTCGACAGATTCGGACAACTCATCGCCCTCTATTCCAAAATTGAAGAATACCACCAACAAGATTTACCAGAAAAACACTGGTATCTAAATATGCTAGGAGTTGCACCAGCGTATCAAAGTCAAGGAGTCGGTAGTTTACTCCTACAACCAATTCTCAAACAATCAGATCGAGAACAACTCCCCTGCTACTTAGAAACCTCCACAGAAGGAGGCGTACGCTTCTACCAAAGACAGGGTTTTAAAGTACTGCGATCTGGTACATTCCCTGAAACAAATCTGCAATACTGGACACTTAAAAGAGAACCACAATAG